One region of Lampris incognitus isolate fLamInc1 chromosome 12, fLamInc1.hap2, whole genome shotgun sequence genomic DNA includes:
- the btc gene encoding probetacellulin isoform X3 → MTYRVYVGIVTALALCKYSLAEWNATEDSANRTVSSCHHHGNQNNCTDSEDFKETGEWNGHFTKCPKDLKHYCIHGACRYIKEQKIPSCRCDRGFIGSRCEYVDLGWQIGEQRQIIIVCVITGLVFLILLIVFICICSHRRYRLCRRRGRRREEPRNGTEKLNMIDTSGAHRALTPDSTETPHTNAV, encoded by the exons ATGACATACAGAGTTTATGTTGGAATTGTAACAG CCCTGGCCTTATGCAAATACTCTCTGGCAGAATGGAATGCCACCGAGGACTCTGCCAATCGAACTGTGTCCTCCTGTCATCACCACGGCAACCAAAACAATTGCACAG ACTCTGAAGACTTTAAGGAGACAGGGGAGTGGAATGGCCATTTCACAAAATGTCCCAAGGACCTGAAACACTACTGCATCCACGGGGCGTGTCGCTATATTAAGGAACAGAAGATACCCTCATGCAG GTGTGACCGAGGTTTCATTGGTTCCAGATGTGAATATGTTGACCTGGGGTGGCAGATTGGAGAGCAGCGACAAATCATCATCGTTTGTGTCATCACAGGGCTTGttttcctcatcctcctcattgTCTTCATCTGCATCTGTTCACA TCGAAGGTACAGACTCTGTCGGCGGAGAGGCAGGCGGAGGGAGGAACCGAGGAACGGGACGGAAAAGCTCAACATGATCGACACCAGTGGAGCCCACCGAGCCTTGACACCAGATTCAACAGAGACGCCACACACGAATGCAGTATGA
- the btc gene encoding probetacellulin isoform X2, which yields MTYRVYVGIVTALALCKYSLAEWNATEDSANRTVSSCHHHGNQNNCTADSEDFKETGEWNGHFTKCPKDLKHYCIHGACRYIKEQKIPSCRCDRGFIGSRCEYVDLGWQIGEQRQIIIVCVITGLVFLILLIVFICICSHRRYRLCRRRGRRREEPRNGTEKLNMIDTSGAHRALTPDSTETPHTNA from the exons ATGACATACAGAGTTTATGTTGGAATTGTAACAG CCCTGGCCTTATGCAAATACTCTCTGGCAGAATGGAATGCCACCGAGGACTCTGCCAATCGAACTGTGTCCTCCTGTCATCACCACGGCAACCAAAACAATTGCACAG CAGACTCTGAAGACTTTAAGGAGACAGGGGAGTGGAATGGCCATTTCACAAAATGTCCCAAGGACCTGAAACACTACTGCATCCACGGGGCGTGTCGCTATATTAAGGAACAGAAGATACCCTCATGCAG GTGTGACCGAGGTTTCATTGGTTCCAGATGTGAATATGTTGACCTGGGGTGGCAGATTGGAGAGCAGCGACAAATCATCATCGTTTGTGTCATCACAGGGCTTGttttcctcatcctcctcattgTCTTCATCTGCATCTGTTCACA TCGAAGGTACAGACTCTGTCGGCGGAGAGGCAGGCGGAGGGAGGAACCGAGGAACGGGACGGAAAAGCTCAACATGATCGACACCAGTGGAGCCCACCGAGCCTTGACACCAGATTCAACAGAGACGCCACACACGAATGCA TGA
- the btc gene encoding probetacellulin isoform X1, with translation MTYRVYVGIVTALALCKYSLAEWNATEDSANRTVSSCHHHGNQNNCTADSEDFKETGEWNGHFTKCPKDLKHYCIHGACRYIKEQKIPSCRCDRGFIGSRCEYVDLGWQIGEQRQIIIVCVITGLVFLILLIVFICICSHRRYRLCRRRGRRREEPRNGTEKLNMIDTSGAHRALTPDSTETPHTNAV, from the exons ATGACATACAGAGTTTATGTTGGAATTGTAACAG CCCTGGCCTTATGCAAATACTCTCTGGCAGAATGGAATGCCACCGAGGACTCTGCCAATCGAACTGTGTCCTCCTGTCATCACCACGGCAACCAAAACAATTGCACAG CAGACTCTGAAGACTTTAAGGAGACAGGGGAGTGGAATGGCCATTTCACAAAATGTCCCAAGGACCTGAAACACTACTGCATCCACGGGGCGTGTCGCTATATTAAGGAACAGAAGATACCCTCATGCAG GTGTGACCGAGGTTTCATTGGTTCCAGATGTGAATATGTTGACCTGGGGTGGCAGATTGGAGAGCAGCGACAAATCATCATCGTTTGTGTCATCACAGGGCTTGttttcctcatcctcctcattgTCTTCATCTGCATCTGTTCACA TCGAAGGTACAGACTCTGTCGGCGGAGAGGCAGGCGGAGGGAGGAACCGAGGAACGGGACGGAAAAGCTCAACATGATCGACACCAGTGGAGCCCACCGAGCCTTGACACCAGATTCAACAGAGACGCCACACACGAATGCAGTATGA